In Pelodiscus sinensis isolate JC-2024 chromosome 2, ASM4963464v1, whole genome shotgun sequence, the following proteins share a genomic window:
- the TMEM276 gene encoding transmembrane protein 276, translating to MAGRPAGWGAALPGAGLGAVCLSAAARTAQIHRGAAAGFLLQALAALAGVAGVFGTLLGLPLAADSQAGTWVSTVIGFPLLAFGFHWLNGDHSTANVLLGGALLLAAGFEHFTEEGRALVVQSATVVTCISILTLSIFTMNFYGLLGGLVLSLAGLLSGMQVETLLTLRKEAVLSCLLAAGNLACHWALRTQHLDLD from the exons atggCCGGCCGGCCGGCGGGGTGGGGCGCGGCTCTGCCTGGCGCGGGGCTGGGCGCGGTGTGTCTGAGCGCGGCGGCCCGCACGGCCCAG ATACATCGCGGGGCCGCAGCAGGGTTTCTCCTCCAAGCCCTTGCTGCACTTGCAGGAGTAGCTGGCGTCTTCGGGACACTCTTGGGGCTTCCCTTGGCAGCAGATTCCCAGGCTGGTACCTGGGTCTCCACCGTCATTGGCTTCCCGCTGCTGGCTTTTGGCTTCCACTGGCTGAACGGCGACCACTCCACGGCCAATGTGCTCCTGGGAGGAGCCCTGCTGCTCGCTGCAGGCTTCGAACACTTCACTGAGGAGGGCAGGGCCCTGGTTGTCCAGTCTGCCACCGTGGTGACCTGCATCAGCATCCTCACCCTTTCCATTTTCACCATGAATTTCTACGGGCTACTGGGCGGCCTGGTGCTGAGCTTGGCGGGCCTCCTGTCCGGCATGCAGGTGGAGACTCTGCTGACACTCAGGAAGGAAGCTGTCCTCAGCTGTCTTCTGGCAGCAGGGAATTTAGCTTGTCACTGGGCCTTAAGGACACAGCACCTGGACCTGGATTGA
- the LOC142826894 gene encoding flap endonuclease 1-like isoform X1, translating into MGISRLADVIKEEAAEAMSSFPLQQYRGRVIALDASIAIYQFRTAMPKIFNRNGENISHLQGLFYRTLHLLENGVLPVFVFDGRPPDLKQPLLARRAEAARARGDAAGSCLPASQQQPLRQDCETLLHYLGVPCVQAPAEAEATCAALVKSGRVWGTATEDMDALPFGSLRLIRHVNCKARGEVEEISLPAVLRKLGLTQEQFVDLCILLGCDYCGKIWRLGPKKALKLLQQHGTIEGVLQNIDLQKHPLPAHWDLEGARRLFLQPEVADPGLVRLEWRDPDVEGLVRFLAHEKHMNEVRVRRRLQKWREAQPAPGGAQPTPQAPGGAQPTPQAPGGAQPTPQAPGEAQPTPGGAQPTPQAPGGAQPTPQAPGGTQPTPQAPGEAQPTPQAPGGAQPTPQAPGGTQPTPQAPGGTQPTPQAPGGAQPTPQAPGEAQPTPQAPGEAQPTPQAPGGTQLTPQAPGGAQPTPQAPGGAQPTPQAPGEAQPTPQAPGGTQLTPQAPGGTQLTPQAPGGAQPTPGGAQPTPQAPGGTQLTPQAPGEAQPTPQAPGGAQPTPQAPGGAQPTPQAPGAGGRQWRLSDFFPASKQARALEAPGPRPSRKRQKRPVGSPEPGE; encoded by the exons ATGGGCATCAGCAGGCTGGCGGATGTGATTAAGGAGGAGGCTGCGGAGGCCATGAGCTCATTCCCGCTGCAGCAGTATCGGg GCCGCGTCATAGCCCTGGACGCATCCATCGCCATTTACCAGTTCCGCACGGCCATGCCGAAGATCTTCAACCGCAACGGGgagaacatcag TCACTTGCAGGGGCTCTTTTACCGAACGCTGCATCTCCTGGAAAACGGCGTCCTCCCGGTGTTCGTGTTTGACGGGCGGCCCCCTGACCTCAAACAGCCCCTG CTGGCCAGGCGGGCGGAAGCTGCCAGGGCGAGGGGAGACGCTGCAG GGTCCTGCCTGCCTgcaagccagcagcagcccctgaggCAGGACTGCGAGACCCTGCTGCACTACCTGGGAGTGCCGTGTGTGCAG GCTCCGGCAGAGGCAGAAGCCACCTGCGCCGCTCTGGTGAAGTCTGGCAGGGTTTGGGGCACGGCCACGGAGGACATGGACGCGCTGCCGTTCGGGAGCCTCCGCCTGATCCGCCACGTGAACTGCAAGGCCAGAGG CGAAGTAGAAGAGATTTCCCTGCCGGCCGTGCTGCGGAAGCTGGGGCTGACgcaggagcag TTCGTGGACCTGTGCATCCTGCTGGGCTGCGATTACTGTGGGAAGATCTGGCGGCTGGGCCCCAAGAAGGCCCTCAAGCTGCTGCAGCAACACGGCACCATTGAGGGGGTTCTCCAGAACATCGACCTGCAG AAGCACCCGCTGCCCGCCCACTGGGACCTGGAGGGAGCGCGCCGGCTCTTCCTGCAGCCGGAGGTGGCCGACCCGGGCCTGGTCAGGCTGGAGTGGCGGGACCCGGACGTGGAGGGGCTGGTGCGGTTCCTTGCCCATGAGAAGCACATGAA CGAGGTGCGGGTCCGCCGGCGGCTGCAGAAGTGGCGGGAGGCCCAGCCCGCGCCCGGAGGGGCCCAGCCCACACCGCAGGCGCCCGGAGGG GCCCAGCCCACACCGCAGGCGCCCGGAGGAGCCCAGCCCACACCGCAGGCGCCCGGGGAGGCCCAGCCCACACCCGGAGGGGCCCAGCCCACACCGCAGGCGCCCGGAGGGGCCCAGCCCACACCGCAGGCGCCCGGAGGGACCCAGCCCACACCGCAGGCGCCCGGGGAGGCCCAGCCCACACCGCAGGCGCCCGGAGGGGCCCAGCCCACACCGCAGGCGCCCGGAGGGACCCAGCCCACACCGCAGGCGCCCGGAGGGACCCAGCCCACACCGCAGGCGCCCGGAGGGGCCCAGCCCACACCGCAGGCGCCCGGGGAGGCCCAGCCCACACCGCAGGCGCCCGGGGAGGCCCAGCCCACACCGCAGGCGCCCGGAGGGACCCAGCTCACACCGCAGGCGCCCGGAGGGGCCCAGCCCACACCGCAGGCGCCCGGAGGGGCCCAGCCCACACCGCAGGCGCCCGGGGAGGCCCAGCCCACACCGCAGGCGCCCGGAGGGACCCAGCTCACACCGCAGGCGCCCGGAGGGACCCAGCTCACACCGCAGGCGCCCGGAGGGGCCCAGCCCACACCCGGAGGGGCCCAGCCCACACCGCAGGCGCCCGGAGGGACCCAGCTCACACCGCAGGCGCCCGGAGAGGCCCAGCCCACACCGCAGGCGCCCGGAGGGGCCCAGCCCACACCGCAGGCGCCCGGAGGGGCCCAGCCCACACCGCAGGCGCCTGGGGCGGGCGGGAGGCAGTGGAGGCTGAGCGACTTCTTCCCAGCCAGCAAACAGGCCCGGGCGCTGGAG gcgcccggcccccGGCCCAGCAGGAAGAGACAGAAGCGGCCGGTGGGCAGCCCAGAACCGGGGGAGTGA
- the LOC142826894 gene encoding uncharacterized protein LOC142826894 isoform X2, whose amino-acid sequence MGISRLADVIKEEAAEAMSSFPLQQYRGRVIALDASIAIYQFRTAMPKIFNRNGENISHLQGLFYRTLHLLENGVLPVFVFDGRPPDLKQPLLARRAEAARARGDAAGERAAMGLSPWVMQCLFAAAGATVSGHGGGVPTAAAPPDLHSLLVPGSCLPASQQQPLRQDCETLLHYLGVPCVQAPAEAEATCAALVKSGRVWGTATEDMDALPFGSLRLIRHVNCKARGEVEEISLPAVLRKLGLTQEQFVDLCILLGCDYCGKIWRLGPKKALKLLQQHGTIEGVLQNIDLQKHPLPAHWDLEGARRLFLQPEVADPGLVRLEWRDPDVEGLVRFLAHEKHMNEVRVRRRLQKWREAQPAPGGAQPTPQAPGGAQPTPQAPGGAQPTPQAPGEAQPTPGGAQPTPQAPGGAQPTPQAPGGTQPTPQAPGEAQPTPQAPGGAQPTPQAPGGTQPTPQAPGGTQPTPQAPGGAQPTPQAPGEAQPTPQAPGEAQPTPQAPGGTQLTPQAPGGAQPTPQAPGGAQPTPQAPGEAQPTPQAPGGTQLTPQAPGGTQLTPQAPGGAQPTPGGAQPTPQAPGGTQLTPQAPGEAQPTPQAPGGAQPTPQAPGGAQPTPQAPGAGGRQWRLSDFFPASKQARALEAPGPRPSRKRQKRPVGSPEPGE is encoded by the exons ATGGGCATCAGCAGGCTGGCGGATGTGATTAAGGAGGAGGCTGCGGAGGCCATGAGCTCATTCCCGCTGCAGCAGTATCGGg GCCGCGTCATAGCCCTGGACGCATCCATCGCCATTTACCAGTTCCGCACGGCCATGCCGAAGATCTTCAACCGCAACGGGgagaacatcag TCACTTGCAGGGGCTCTTTTACCGAACGCTGCATCTCCTGGAAAACGGCGTCCTCCCGGTGTTCGTGTTTGACGGGCGGCCCCCTGACCTCAAACAGCCCCTG CTGGCCAGGCGGGCGGAAGCTGCCAGGGCGAGGGGAGACGCTGCAGGTGAACGTGCGGCTATGGGCCTGAGCCCCTGGGTCATGCAGTGCCtgtttgcagcagcaggagccactgTATCTGGGCACGGGGGTGGGGTCCCCACCGCGGCCGCACCCCCTGACCTCCATTCCTTGCTGGTTCCAGGGTCCTGCCTGCCTgcaagccagcagcagcccctgaggCAGGACTGCGAGACCCTGCTGCACTACCTGGGAGTGCCGTGTGTGCAG GCTCCGGCAGAGGCAGAAGCCACCTGCGCCGCTCTGGTGAAGTCTGGCAGGGTTTGGGGCACGGCCACGGAGGACATGGACGCGCTGCCGTTCGGGAGCCTCCGCCTGATCCGCCACGTGAACTGCAAGGCCAGAGG CGAAGTAGAAGAGATTTCCCTGCCGGCCGTGCTGCGGAAGCTGGGGCTGACgcaggagcag TTCGTGGACCTGTGCATCCTGCTGGGCTGCGATTACTGTGGGAAGATCTGGCGGCTGGGCCCCAAGAAGGCCCTCAAGCTGCTGCAGCAACACGGCACCATTGAGGGGGTTCTCCAGAACATCGACCTGCAG AAGCACCCGCTGCCCGCCCACTGGGACCTGGAGGGAGCGCGCCGGCTCTTCCTGCAGCCGGAGGTGGCCGACCCGGGCCTGGTCAGGCTGGAGTGGCGGGACCCGGACGTGGAGGGGCTGGTGCGGTTCCTTGCCCATGAGAAGCACATGAA CGAGGTGCGGGTCCGCCGGCGGCTGCAGAAGTGGCGGGAGGCCCAGCCCGCGCCCGGAGGGGCCCAGCCCACACCGCAGGCGCCCGGAGGG GCCCAGCCCACACCGCAGGCGCCCGGAGGAGCCCAGCCCACACCGCAGGCGCCCGGGGAGGCCCAGCCCACACCCGGAGGGGCCCAGCCCACACCGCAGGCGCCCGGAGGGGCCCAGCCCACACCGCAGGCGCCCGGAGGGACCCAGCCCACACCGCAGGCGCCCGGGGAGGCCCAGCCCACACCGCAGGCGCCCGGAGGGGCCCAGCCCACACCGCAGGCGCCCGGAGGGACCCAGCCCACACCGCAGGCGCCCGGAGGGACCCAGCCCACACCGCAGGCGCCCGGAGGGGCCCAGCCCACACCGCAGGCGCCCGGGGAGGCCCAGCCCACACCGCAGGCGCCCGGGGAGGCCCAGCCCACACCGCAGGCGCCCGGAGGGACCCAGCTCACACCGCAGGCGCCCGGAGGGGCCCAGCCCACACCGCAGGCGCCCGGAGGGGCCCAGCCCACACCGCAGGCGCCCGGGGAGGCCCAGCCCACACCGCAGGCGCCCGGAGGGACCCAGCTCACACCGCAGGCGCCCGGAGGGACCCAGCTCACACCGCAGGCGCCCGGAGGGGCCCAGCCCACACCCGGAGGGGCCCAGCCCACACCGCAGGCGCCCGGAGGGACCCAGCTCACACCGCAGGCGCCCGGAGAGGCCCAGCCCACACCGCAGGCGCCCGGAGGGGCCCAGCCCACACCGCAGGCGCCCGGAGGGGCCCAGCCCACACCGCAGGCGCCTGGGGCGGGCGGGAGGCAGTGGAGGCTGAGCGACTTCTTCCCAGCCAGCAAACAGGCCCGGGCGCTGGAG gcgcccggcccccGGCCCAGCAGGAAGAGACAGAAGCGGCCGGTGGGCAGCCCAGAACCGGGGGAGTGA